The genomic DNA AAATGTACCCAGGCATGTCCGTCAGCCATATCTTTGGGAGGCGTGTAGAATATGCCGGATAATTCCCCTTCCTCATAACTGAAATGAGTCGCTTGCCCATCCGGATATTGGATCCCGGCAAACTGGTTGCCAGAGTAAATGAATGAAGCGGTAACTAGCCCGTTTGAAAGAAGGACACTGGGCCGCCCGTCTATGCCTGTCAGCTTGATGTCGTCATTATCGCTGCAGGAAGATTGGCACAATCCGTCCATCAATAAGACGGCGGATAGAATAGTCGAAAGTAACTTGTTCATAATAATATCTGGTGTTTGTTTCTAATATGATGAATGGAGAGGAAAAAGGGTGCAGCATTTTCTTTGCGGATGTTTATAATTTGCTATTTTTGTAAAATGCTATAACCATCCGGTGGCTCGGATATAAAAAAGTAAAAAATGGAAAAAGCGAATGTTACTTTGTACACGGTCATCGGAGATTCTAACCGTATCGTGGAAGCAATCCGGGAACGTTTTAAAGAGATGACCAAAGAATTTGTTTGTGAAGACGAAACGATCGACTTGACTTTGCCGGATGGAACACATGTCATCTTCTCGATCAAGCACCGGATGAGCAAGCCGGACTTTATTGCTTCCCATATATCTGGTATGGCCAATTATTTTTCGCAGGTGAAGACGCCATTGGTTGGACTAAAAGAAAATGTCTTGCTCCAGATACGTGTGTTCAACTGTGTGACTGGGATCACTTTCGATCTGAACGACAATGAAGACCGGACGAACTATATCCTGAACCGTTTATTCGAGATTGCCGGAGACGTGAACGGTTTTCTGCTCTATCCGAGCATGCAGATCTTTACCGGTGAAGGGAAACTCCTCTTCTCTGCCAAAGGCGAAAGTCAGTTGACCGAATTTATCCCGGTCGGGAATGCCGATTTATTGGACGGGAACTACCAGGAAGAAACTCAGGCTGATGTGGAAAGACGTTTGCGTTCGATTGCGTTGCTCGAAGAGAAACATATCCCTTATATGGAATATTTGCGTAGTGAAGCATTGGAAAGTGAAGCCCATTTGAGAAGCCGAAAGGAGATGGTGCAACGTGCCGCCGCGTTGTTTGCTGTTGCTGTCTATTCGGAAGTCATGCTTTCGGGAGGTTCGGGACGGGAAGAAGCCTTGTTCTATTTTAATAAGATGGAACAGTTGTACGAGGTGGAATCTTACCTGTCACCGGCCGAAGCTGCTTATATCGATAATCCTGATCCGGAAGAACAGGAATGTATTCTGTTCGGATGGCGCTATGAATGTGCCGGTGTTTTGCTTTGGGCGGCAGGTGTTGTGGATGATTTGCCTTATCCGTCTGAGATTATTGATGTCCCTGTTTTGGCTGCTATTTTCTGGCAACATAAAGGTATCGGTGGATTGCTTTCGAAAGGTTTCTCTCGTTCGCAGTCCGAAATATTGGATGCTGCCGATATTACACTTCGGTATGATTGGGCTTGTGTGGAAGCACGAGTTCATGGAAAAGAAGCTCCTGCTTCGCTGAATGGGGACGTTGTCATGGAACGGCATTATGCTTTTAATTGGATTATCGGAGCGAATGGCGGTGCAGACTGGGATGATATCCAACCGAATACATGATGCTAGATCTATCACGATTTTGAAAATGTCTTGGATGAAGATATCAGTCTTTGCTCTTGATGGCAAATATCCCTTTGTCTCTATGCAGATTTCTTTTGCGAAAACTACCTTTATACTATTATGATTTGTTGTCAATTCATTAAAAATCAATGAGCGTAGAATGATAGATGGTATGAAAGTTGCTTTTCCTATAATCATGCTATCATAAAACAAGCACATTTTTTTCGAAAGCATATGACTTATTTTAAAGTAATTACCTACTTGTCTCTCTTGACATCCGGGTCTCACCACCTTTCATATCCAGGTCCTGCGACTGTACAGATGGGGGTGGAATCTTGTTAAAACGAGGGTATTTGTGAATAGATCTGCCTGTTTTTAGTTAAATTAGTCCGTTTCTTTTGGAAAAATCCCAAAGTGGCAGACAACTATGATTGTGGAATGATAGTAGCATGATAGTCAAATTTGCTACTATCATTCCTATACTTATTGATATTCAATAGATATATTCGAATTATGATAGTATGATAGTCCTTTTCGAAAACTTATGTAAGAAGAAGGTCTTCTTTTTGCCGAATGGAGAATCTTTATCTGCCGTTTACCACGAAATTTCGTATCTGGCATTCCGTTCCCTGTGAGGCGGGGTTCTTCTTTTTCGATATGCGGAGAACCAGTTTGTGATCCGTGTCTTTCAGTTCCGTTTCCAGCATGTAGACCCAGGGAATATAAAGATTGTGGCTCCATTCAGTGAAAGTATCCAGTTCTTTGAACGGGGCGCCGTCGACACTATATTCCAAGATTCCGGCAGAAGGTCCGCTGACGCAGAAAATACCGATCGCTTTCCCCCGGAAATCCAGTGTTAGTCGGTCTCCTGGACGTGTAGCTTCTAACATAGGAACATCGACAAAGCCGTTCCGCTTGCCGGCCTTGTTGTCGGGATGCCAGTTGTCTACTAATTTCCAACCTTTGTTCAAGTGGGCTTTTTCGAGAGCGATGAAGTCTCCGTTATAATAACTGTAGGCATCCAGCGGCTTGGCCGGAATGTCGTGTGCCGCAATTGTCCCTTCCGGCGAAACTCCTTTCCACATCTCGTCGAAAAGATGGCCGATAGCGGCAGCATAAAACTTATGGCCGAAAGGTTTCGGATGAGTGCCGCCGAACTCGTCCCAGGTAAATTCGCCGTTTTGCATCCGTTCGCCGATCTCCTGGCAGAGATTAATCGAAGGAATAAGATAGTGATTCGCCACCCGTTCGTGATTCAGGATAACATCCGGCATCTGGCGGCGGGCGATCATCGGGATAAACGGGTCATAGATGAAATGCAACATGACGATATCCATTTCCGGGTTGCTTTCCAAAGCATGGCGCACTTCCCCTTCCATGCCGCGTACCTGTTCGAGGGCGCTGAATCTATTCGTGTCGTCGTTTACGGCGGCTTCGACAAAAAGAAGGTCGACTTTCCCTTTCGAAAGGATGTCATGTTGCAGGCGGAAGGAACCCGGAGTCGTCCCGGTCGAACCGATGCCTGCTTCTACCCATTCGAACTGTGTATAAGGGAAACGTTGCTGTAGTTGTCGCTCTATCATATTGCGCCATCCGTCCATTTCCGTGATGGAACCTCCCAGGAAGGCAACCCGCGCCCGGCGTTCTTTCTCGAATTTACGGAACGAGTTTTGCAAGCTGCCACGTACATTGTAATGTATATACTTTTCGTACTCCGGCTGCTGGCGAAGGATGAAGTCTACTACCGGTTCCGGATTGTCCAAACTATGTGGATGATGGTCGCACCCTTTCTTTAGGATAACTTCCACCGGACCTCCTGCCGCAAGGTAGCGTGAACGTACGACATCCATGTTTTCCTTGTAGGGGACGGTCTGATCGCTGTCGCCGCATACACTGATGATCGGTATACCTGCGGCTGCAATCGGGGCGAGGTTGTCGATCGGGTTCCCTTTGAAATGTTCCATTCCTGCATCTGTCAGGTTCCATTCCTTCAACAGATCATTCCACAAAGCCGTGTTTTTTCTTCTCGGCCAGCTAAACACGTCGCAAACAGGAGCGTCTACATATATACAAGCCACTTTCTCTGTATTTTGAGCCGCCCAGTTGAAGACGAACAAACCGCCGCGGCTGAATCCTTCCAGCGTGACTTTTTCGGAAAGATTATAAAGATCCGTCATATTCTCATAGAATTCGGTGCCCAGAGAAACTGCCCTTGGACTTCCATATAGATGAGTTACATCGTAATAAACAATGTGGAACCCTTTTTCCAGTAACGCTTTGTCCACACTTGGAAAAGCATCGAAGAACGCCGGACGCCAGATCCACGGATTTCCTTTGGCTGCTTTTTTAGGTACGACAATGGTTGCCTGGCGATCCTTGAAGGTGAAATCGTAGCGGTCGCATCCGTTCCATTCGCCTGTTTTTTCATGGGCTTGGGCGACCAGACCGGTTATCAGGGCCAGAAGTACCAAATAAATAATCTTTTTCATAATAATCATGGTATTTATAAAGTTTACATTGGAGAAACAAACGTACATAAAATGCTTATTTTATGCAAATCAAACCTCTAAGAATCGGAGGTGGGATGTGAAAGAAATAAAAATACTTCGTGTATTCGCACACACAAACTTGTGTAGAACAAAAAAAATGCCTTATATTTGCCCCGTATTATGAAAAACGAATATTAATATCATGAACACATTTCAAAAAGCAAGTGAGAAAATGACAAATTACAGATGGACAATCTGTGCGATGTTATTTTTTGCAACAACAGTGAATTACCTCGATCGCCAGGTTCTTTCTTTGACCTGGGATGAATTTATCAAACCGGAGTTCCATTGGGATGAATCCCATTACGGTACGATAACATCAGTTTTCTCAATTGTGTATGCAATCTGTATGCTGTTTGCCGGCCGTTTTATCGACTGGATGGGTACGAAGAAAGGATATCTTTGGGCTATCGGTGTTTGGTCGTTCGGAGCCTGTCTCCATGCCGGTTGTGGTATTGCAACCGAACATTATGTCGGAATGAATAGTGCAGCCGAATTGATTGCAGCGACAGGAGATGTTGTTGTGATATTGGCAACCGTGAGTATGTATTTCTTTCTGGCTGCCCGTTGTATTCTGGCATTGGGTGAAGCAGGTAACTTCCCCGCTGCTATCAAGGTTACGGCTGAATACTTTCCAAAGAAAGACCGTGCTTATGCGACTTCGATCTTCAATGCCGGTGCTTCTATTGGGGCTTTGGTCGCTCCTATCTCTATTCCCTTGTTGGCAAAAGCTTGGGGCTGGGAAATGGCTTTTATCGTGATCGGTGCGCTCGGTTTTGTCTGGATGGGTTTGTGGGTATTCATGTACACGACCCCGGACAAGAGCAAACATGTGAATAAAGCCGAGTTGGAGTATATTGAACAGGATAAAAACGAAAAAGACGTTGTCGTCGTTGAAGAAGAACACGAGAAGAAGATCGGTTTTTTGCAATGTTTCACGTTCAAACAGACTTGGGCCTTTGTTGTCGGTAAATTCATGACGGACGGGGTTTGGTGGTTTTTCCTTTTTTGGACTCCTTCTTATCTGAATACGCAGTTCGGTATCAAGACCTCCGATCCGTTGGGCATGGGGTTGATCTTTACTTTGTATGCCATCACGATGTTGTCTATTTACGGAGGTAAACTGCCGACGATTTTTATTAACCGAAGTGGA from Parabacteroides merdae ATCC 43184 includes the following:
- a CDS encoding DUF4272 domain-containing protein; this encodes MEKANVTLYTVIGDSNRIVEAIRERFKEMTKEFVCEDETIDLTLPDGTHVIFSIKHRMSKPDFIASHISGMANYFSQVKTPLVGLKENVLLQIRVFNCVTGITFDLNDNEDRTNYILNRLFEIAGDVNGFLLYPSMQIFTGEGKLLFSAKGESQLTEFIPVGNADLLDGNYQEETQADVERRLRSIALLEEKHIPYMEYLRSEALESEAHLRSRKEMVQRAAALFAVAVYSEVMLSGGSGREEALFYFNKMEQLYEVESYLSPAEAAYIDNPDPEEQECILFGWRYECAGVLLWAAGVVDDLPYPSEIIDVPVLAAIFWQHKGIGGLLSKGFSRSQSEILDAADITLRYDWACVEARVHGKEAPASLNGDVVMERHYAFNWIIGANGGADWDDIQPNT
- a CDS encoding SGNH/GDSL hydrolase family protein, which gives rise to MYVCFSNVNFINTMIIMKKIIYLVLLALITGLVAQAHEKTGEWNGCDRYDFTFKDRQATIVVPKKAAKGNPWIWRPAFFDAFPSVDKALLEKGFHIVYYDVTHLYGSPRAVSLGTEFYENMTDLYNLSEKVTLEGFSRGGLFVFNWAAQNTEKVACIYVDAPVCDVFSWPRRKNTALWNDLLKEWNLTDAGMEHFKGNPIDNLAPIAAAGIPIISVCGDSDQTVPYKENMDVVRSRYLAAGGPVEVILKKGCDHHPHSLDNPEPVVDFILRQQPEYEKYIHYNVRGSLQNSFRKFEKERRARVAFLGGSITEMDGWRNMIERQLQQRFPYTQFEWVEAGIGSTGTTPGSFRLQHDILSKGKVDLLFVEAAVNDDTNRFSALEQVRGMEGEVRHALESNPEMDIVMLHFIYDPFIPMIARRQMPDVILNHERVANHYLIPSINLCQEIGERMQNGEFTWDEFGGTHPKPFGHKFYAAAIGHLFDEMWKGVSPEGTIAAHDIPAKPLDAYSYYNGDFIALEKAHLNKGWKLVDNWHPDNKAGKRNGFVDVPMLEATRPGDRLTLDFRGKAIGIFCVSGPSAGILEYSVDGAPFKELDTFTEWSHNLYIPWVYMLETELKDTDHKLVLRISKKKNPASQGTECQIRNFVVNGR
- a CDS encoding MFS transporter, which encodes MNTFQKASEKMTNYRWTICAMLFFATTVNYLDRQVLSLTWDEFIKPEFHWDESHYGTITSVFSIVYAICMLFAGRFIDWMGTKKGYLWAIGVWSFGACLHAGCGIATEHYVGMNSAAELIAATGDVVVILATVSMYFFLAARCILALGEAGNFPAAIKVTAEYFPKKDRAYATSIFNAGASIGALVAPISIPLLAKAWGWEMAFIVIGALGFVWMGLWVFMYTTPDKSKHVNKAELEYIEQDKNEKDVVVVEEEHEKKIGFLQCFTFKQTWAFVVGKFMTDGVWWFFLFWTPSYLNTQFGIKTSDPLGMGLIFTLYAITMLSIYGGKLPTIFINRSGMNPYAARMKAMLIFAFFPLLVLLAQPLGTISPWFPVIMIGIGGAAHQSWSANIFSTVGDMFPKSAIATVTGIGGMAGGVGSMILQKVAGNLFVYADATQMTFMGFTGKPAGYFIIFCVCAVAYLIGWTIMKILVPKYKVIVLE